A genomic segment from Mycosarcoma maydis chromosome 13, whole genome shotgun sequence encodes:
- a CDS encoding uncharacterized protein (alternatively spliced; related to YTA7 - 26S proteasome subunit (isoform B); hypothetical protein (isoform B)) — translation MSGGPQHSFPFHSQSSNQHDASYPSFSPTSPNQSPSVYPQHPGAYPHHPHHTNAFPHSTIDNHFASAQPSYSYNLHNHSGYHTGHIQPDKAAHFPSHQQYAYPASSSAFNTHSTSFAPPLDATAAAHLSRETAFLQPNSASTSHLLPAQWNQQQPLPPSLLGTSFHSHSHSHSPSPQPEAKAYQSHPSSSRDQYYQHQQSSFVASSQTPPAAQFLVRAGADLESPSNPSFSNIDSTSLSPQKPALRIKLRRTFKSQDASPIGQQAQAQLQIDSPPINNMPVGRPTRNAATAASASIHNSFSDSPGHRSVRTRQIKQQPGSDEEFEENASEQDDEDEDIQPDADEDAQGEQDIHAKQQDHEEEQEPVISTSRSGRIRRTKVTSMAESEASDAEDDEDEEEVGPRRSSRRLKSNALDGFVAADDEEEEDDEGEYGARRTTRSSGRLQRGGASSNSRLVEMAAKKRAANGRGRSQKRKPHDDEYEMEGDETPEEEHISGAEDDPLDIHSDEPEGSQGKSYSLRQRKKVNYSLVPPPASPPRDGFGRAIRNNRGRSANGAYDLDPAVSGAAPGGPGVGLPMPFPGRGKKGKEGWDALPSSMTGKDYARIFGDPVDSSDDELQNNALRKPGAPTALGGGAAGGLLGAGGAAGGGGPPGGLTGSGGTDSFGRIKKSGDPLADVDPLGVDMNIDFDSVGGLDGHIQQLKEMVMLPLLYPEVFQRFKVTPPRGVLFHGPPGTGKTLVARALAASCSTEGQQVSFFMRKGADCLSKWVGEAERQLRLLFEEARNSQPSIIFFDEIDGLAPVRSSKQDQIHASIVSTMLALMDGMDGRGQVVVIGATNRPDSVDPALRRPGRFDREFYFPLPSLEARKSIINIHTRKWEPPLEDDFKARLAEVTKGYGGADLRALCTEAALNAIQRRYPQIYSTTDRLLLDPASIQVDAKDFMMSVNKIVPSSARASASAAAPLPERLIPLLGDVVQDAISVLDRILPPVSKRNPLEEALWEDDTFAPKGLTSGLSAADKLAGDRGFGREMLLQSFEAQRVYRPRMLVHGDVGMGQSAVGAALLQHLEGYHVQSLDIGTLLGDSARTPEAAIIQLFVEAKRHKPSVLYIPGIVHWSRSVSDSVKTTFKALLDGLTDADPVMLLGIAEAPLDELDDEVHSWFNFLDDDLVEISRPDDESRRVFFQEIFDHIIRPPTEFPDALPRRKRVLEELPKAPPRPPRKLTQAELQQQVENDNKLLEHLKYRLGPVLAELRKKFKKFTRDVWDEYNLRELTQAFEWKREKGKITVELRYYEPGAAARMAAEAAANDEAEDRAMLETEADRAAKRGITAAQFMNPSANTITEVGAEQTDESAFAGERVAANGAVFNSTANGVSETAGDGYGTADGGVPPPSSQAVGVAAGDAFTMTPATAAAAADASSASGVADTSIASASAAVNGNGNGNGNGDGVNEDADYRTRTMPIWTTNLEKMQKRLYYNGYLSCSAFMDDIQKIVENAEEAAEVDQDRVFRAHQMRNLAIVLMDQYIDAGFREECDRMALRQMAREQEARDATEKAKQSAEEAAAKKAEGVKGERASARIAGKQPEVAGELEKENGDRLNNKRQRSVSGQAAATEAKQALEATDAVMADSGADEEEARKRARISSPSNVDMDGADAGAGNDTATCGEAASVVPAVGTIEAGSEREPAEPQADHPPLVYTPAAYEELKKHMITSSAHYNIDQLSRLRAACFNAIWSHRSDWHRDALIARLIQISNKSELAVRRESHPKPTL, via the exons ATGTCCGGTGGTCCGCAGCACTCTTTTCCGTTTCATTCTCAGAGTAGTAATCAGCACGACGCTTCCTACCCTTCTTTTTCGCCCACTTCCCCAAATCAGTCGCCTTCGGTCTACCCACAGCATCCCGGCGCCTAtcctcaccatcctcaccaCACCAACGCTTTTCCTCATTCAACTATCGACAATCACTTTGCGTCTGCGCAGCCTTCCTATTCATACAACCTCCACAATCACTCGGGCTACCATACAGGCCACATTCAGCCTGACAAGGCCGCTCACTTCCCGTCGCATCAGCAGTACGCATATccggcttcgtcgtctgccTTCAATACccactcgaccagctttGCTCCTCCCCTCgacgcaacagcagcagcgcatctGTCCCGCGAAACAGCCTTTTTGCAACCCAACTCGGCCTCTACCTCTCATCTTCTACCAGCACAGTGGAatcaacagcagccacTACCACCCTCTTTGCTCGGAACTTCTTTccactcgcactcgcactcgcactcgccCTCGCCTCAGCCTGAGGCAAAAGCTTACCAAAGTCATCCTAGCTCGTCCCGCGACCAGTACtaccagcaccagcaaaGCTCGTTCGTAGCCTCGTCTCAGACgccgccagcagcgcaaTTCCTTGTCAGGGCTGGAGCCGACCTCGAGTCCCCTTCGAATCCCTCGTTTTCCAAcatcgactcgacaagCCTTTCGCCTCAGAAACCCGCCTTGCGCATCAAGCTTAGACGTACCTTCAAATCGCAAGACGCCAGCCCCATTGGCCAGCAAGCCCAAGCTCAGCTCCAGATCGATTCACCACCAATCAACAACATGCCAGTCGGACGGCCCACCAGGAATGCTGCCACTGCGGCTTCTGCCAGCATCCACAACTCCTTTTCCGATAGTCCTGGCCATCGTTCTGTCCGCACCCGccagatcaagcagcaacCCGGCAGCGACGAAGAATTCGAAGAA AATGCtagcgagcaagatgacgaggacgaggacaTTCAGCCCGACGCTGACGAAGACGCACAGGGTGAACAAGACATTCACGCCAAGCAACAAGACCACGaggaagaacaagaacCCGTCATTTCCACCAGTCGCTCTGGTCGAATCCGTCGGACCAAAGTCACGAGCATGGCCGAGTCCGAAGCGTCGGATGCtgaagacgatgaagacgaggaagaagtCGGACCACGCCGCTCCTCCCGACGTCTCAAATCCAACGCACTCGATGGTTTTGTTGCggctgacgacgaggaagaggaagacgacgagggcGAGTACGGAGCAAGACGCACAACGCGCTCCTCTGGTCGATTACAACGCGGCGGCGCTTCCTCAAACAGTCGCCTTGTTGAAATGGCTGCCAAAAAGCGTGCTGCGAATGGCCGCGGTCGATCCCAAAAGCGCAAGCCTCACGACGACGAGTACGAGATGGAAGGCGACGAGACTCCAGAAGAGGAGCACATCTCTGGAGCTGAGGACGATCCGCTCGACATCCACAGCGACGAGCCTGAGGGCAGCCAGGGCAAATCATACTCCCTCCGTCAGCGCAAGAAGGTCAACTATTCGCTCGTGCCGCCTCCAGCCTCTCCGCCAAGGGATGGCTTTGGTCGTGCCATACGCAACAATCGCGGTCGCAGCGCCAACGGAGCCTATGATCTCGACCCTGCCGTTAGCGGAGCTGCTCCTGGAGGTCCAGGCGTCGGCCTGCCCATGCCGTTCCCAGGACGCGGAAAAAAGGGCAAGGAGGGCTGGGATGCCTTGCCATCCTCCATGACAGGCAAGGACTACGCACGTATCTTTGGCGACCCCGTCGATAGttccgatgacgagctgcaaaaCAATGCGCTGCGCAAACCAGGCGCACCTACTGCcctcggcggcggcgctgctggcggtCTGTTGGGAGCCGGTGGCGCTGCAGGTGGAGGTGGGCCCCCAGGAGGCTTGACTGGCTCCGGTGGCACCGACAGCTTTGGCCGAATCAAGAAGAGCGGCGATCCCCTGGCCGATGTTGACCCTCTCGGCGTCGACATGAACATCGACTTTGACAGTGTCGGTGGTCTCGACGGCCACATCCAACAACTCAAGGAGATGGTCATGTTGCCCTTGCTCTACCCAGAAGTCTTCCAACGCTTCAAAGTGACACCACCACGCGGAGTGCTCTTCCACGGTCCACCAGGTACCGGTAAGACGCTCGTTGCGCGTGCTCTAGCTGCTAGCTGCAGCACCGAGGGGCAGCAGGTTAGCTTCTTTATGCGTAAGGGTGCCGACTGTCTCTCCAAATGGGTTGGCGAGGCCGAAAGGCAGCTGCGTCTCTTGTTTGAGGAAGCGAGAAACTCGCAGCCCAGCATCATCTTTTTCGATGAAATCGATGGCCTCGCCCCCGTTCGGTCGAGCAAGCAGGACCAGATTCATGCCAGTATCGTCAGCACCATGCTCGCCCTCATGGACGGTATGGACGGTCGAGGTCaggtcgtcgtcatcggcgcCACCAACCGACCCGATAGCGTCGATCCAGCGCTGCGTCGACCTGGTCGATTTGATCGAGAGTTCTACTTCCCGCTGCCTTCGCTCGAGGCGCGAAAGAGCATCATCAACATCCACACGAGGAAATGGGAGCCACCGCTCGAAGATGACTTCAAGGCGCGCCTCGCCGAAGTGACCAAAGGATACGGGGGTGCCGATCTGCGGGCGCTCTGTACCGAGGCTGCGCTCAATGCCATCCAGAGACGCTATCCGCAGATCTACTCGACCACGGatcgcttgctgctcgatccCGCCTCGATTCAGGTGGATGCCAAGGACTTTATGATGTCAGTCAACAAGATTGTCCCTTCGtcggcgagagcgagcgcatcggcgGCTGCTCCTCTGCCGGAGCGCCTGATACCGCTGCTCGGAGATGTGGTGCAGGATGCCATCAGCGTGCTCGACAGGATCCTACCACCCGTGTCGAAGCGAAATCCGCTGGAGGAGGCGCTTTGGGAGGACGACACGTTTGCACCCAAGGGTCTGACTTCTGGTCTCTCGGCAGCTGACAAGCTTGCAGGAGACCGGGGCTTTGGTCGCGAAATGCTCTTGCAGTCGTTCGAGGCGCAGCGTGTCTATCGCCCACGCATGCTTGTTCATGGTGACGTTGGCATGGGCCAGAGTGCCGTCGGTGCTGCTCTGTTGCAGCATCTCGAAGGCTACCATGTCCAATCGCTCGACATCGGTACGCTGCTTGGCGACAGCGCTCGTACACCCGAAGCGGCTATTATCCAACTGTTTGTAGAGGCGAAGCGACACAAGCCGAGCGTGTTATACATTCCTGGTATTGTCCACTGGTCGCGCTCTGTCTCAGACAGCGTCAAAACCACGTTTAAAGCGCTCCTCGATGGTTTGACGGATGCAGACCCAGTGATGCTTCTGGGCATTGCCGAAGCACCTTtggacgagcttgatgaCGAAGTTCACTCGTGGTTCAATTTCTTAGACGATGATTTGGTCGAGATCTCACGACCAGACGACGAGAGCCGACGCGTGTTCTTCCAAGAGATCTTCGACCATATCATTCGGCCACCCACCGAATTTCCCGATGCTCTTCCGCGACGCAAAAGGGTGCTTGAAGAGCTGCCAAAGGCACCGCCTCGCCCACCGCGCAAGCTCACGCAAGCCGAATTGCAGCAACAGGTGGAGAACGACAATaagctgcttgagcatctCAAGTACCGCTTGGGTCCCGTTCTTGCCGAGTTGAGAAAGAAGTTCAAAAAGTTCACTCGCGATGTTTGGGATGAATACAACCTTCGGGAGCTCACGCAGGCATTTGAGTGGAAGCGCGAGAAGGGCAAAATCACCGTCGAGCTGCGATACTACGAGCCCGGAGCTGCGGCTCGAATGGCGGCCGAGGCGGCAGCcaacgacgaggcggaggaTCGCGCGAtgctcgagaccgaggcggATAGAGCGGCAAAACGTGGCATCACCGCAGCTCAGTTCATGAACCCTTCTGCGAATACCATTACCGAGGTCGGTGCGGAGCAGACTGACGAGAGTGCATTTGCTGGAGAGAGGGTGGCGGCCAACGGTGCGGTTTTCAACAGTACAGCCAATGGCGTTTCGGAGACTGCTGGTGATGGTTATGGCACAGCCGACGGTGGTGTTCCGCCTCCGTCCTCCCAGGCGGTTGGCGTTGCCGCTGGCGATGCTTTTACCATGACTCCcgccactgctgctgctgctgccgatgccTCTTCTGCGTCTGGCGTCGCCGACACCTCGATCGCTTCTGCGTCCGCCGCTGTaaacggcaacggcaacggcaacggcaacggtGATGGTGTCAACGAAGACGCAGACTACCGCACGCGCACGATGCCCATCTGGACGACCAACCTGGAAAAAATGCAAAAGCGACTGTACTATAACGGCTATCTCTCGTGCTCGGCATTCATGGACGACATCCAGAAGATCGTCGAGAATGCAGAGGAAGCGGCTGAGGTGGATCAAGATCGGGTGTTCCGAGCGCACCAGATGCGCAATTTGGCGATTGTGTTGATGGACCAGTACATCGACGCAGGGTTCCGAGAAGAGTGCGATCGCATGGCGTTGCGACAGATGGCGAGGGAACAAGAGGCGCGTGATGCGACGGAGAAGGCGAAACAGAGCGCAGAGGAGGCagcggccaagaaggcggAAGGGGTCAAAGGCGAGAGGGCAAGTGCTCGGATTGCGGGTAAGCAGCCCGAGGTGGCAGGGGAGCTGGAGAAGGAGAACGGCGACAGGCTGAATAACaagaggcagaggagcgTGAGTGGACAGGCTGCGGCGACTGAGGCTAAACAAGCTCTAGAGGCGACGGATGCGGTAATGGCAGATTCAGGCGcagacgaggaggaggcgagGAAACGCGCACGTATTTCATCGCCATCGAATGTCGACATGGACGGCGCTGACGCTGGCGCTGGCAACGACACGGCCACATGTGGAGAGGCAGCTTCTGTGGTCCCTGCTGTTGGCACGATTGAAGCTGGATCAGAGCGCGAGCCGGCCGAGCCACAGGCCGACCACCCACCGCTTGTCTACACACCTGCGGCGTACGAGGAGCTGAAAAAGCACATGATCACATCCTCGGCGCACTACAACATTGACCAGCTCTCGCGGCTGCGCGCCGCATGCTTCAACGCCATCTGGTCGCACCGCAGCGACTGGCACCGAGACGCTCTCATCGCGCGACTCATCCAGATCTCCAACAAGTCCGAGCTCGCCGTCCGCAGAGAATCACACCCCAAACCGACCCTGTAA
- a CDS encoding uncharacterized protein (related to YTA7 - 26S proteasome subunit (isoform A); hypothetical protein (isoform A)), translated as MSGGPQHSFPFHSQSSNQHDASYPSFSPTSPNQSPSVYPQHPGAYPHHPHHTNAFPHSTIDNHFASAQPSYSYNLHNHSGYHTGHIQPDKAAHFPSHQQYAYPASSSAFNTHSTSFAPPLDATAAAHLSRETAFLQPNSASTSHLLPAQWNQQQPLPPSLLGTSFHSHSHSHSPSPQPEAKAYQSHPSSSRDQYYQHQQSSFVASSQTPPAAQFLVRAGADLESPSNPSFSNIDSTSLSPQKPALRIKLRRTFKSQDASPIGQQAQAQLQIDSPPINNMPVGRPTRNAATAASASIHNSFSDSPGHRSVRTRQIKQQPGSDEEFEEVSQSRQIAHRKVHHANDEDSYDNHDHDDDERKEAQHSETRDRSHQNQEQSRAVWPRRTPRISSLPLSTLQSQPQTRQTRRQTISLKCGKAAKQKALSRSNGSRTSSSSSSSSGGLTLNLQSQRVAPKSPPHPVRRSSRLSRDLLPPSNQHVALPPTLSQNRARSFEVIDEKLRQQLNASEQDDEDEDIQPDADEDAQGEQDIHAKQQDHEEEQEPVISTSRSGRIRRTKVTSMAESEASDAEDDEDEEEVGPRRSSRRLKSNALDGFVAADDEEEEDDEGEYGARRTTRSSGRLQRGGASSNSRLVEMAAKKRAANGRGRSQKRKPHDDEYEMEGDETPEEEHISGAEDDPLDIHSDEPEGSQGKSYSLRQRKKVNYSLVPPPASPPRDGFGRAIRNNRGRSANGAYDLDPAVSGAAPGGPGVGLPMPFPGRGKKGKEGWDALPSSMTGKDYARIFGDPVDSSDDELQNNALRKPGAPTALGGGAAGGLLGAGGAAGGGGPPGGLTGSGGTDSFGRIKKSGDPLADVDPLGVDMNIDFDSVGGLDGHIQQLKEMVMLPLLYPEVFQRFKVTPPRGVLFHGPPGTGKTLVARALAASCSTEGQQVSFFMRKGADCLSKWVGEAERQLRLLFEEARNSQPSIIFFDEIDGLAPVRSSKQDQIHASIVSTMLALMDGMDGRGQVVVIGATNRPDSVDPALRRPGRFDREFYFPLPSLEARKSIINIHTRKWEPPLEDDFKARLAEVTKGYGGADLRALCTEAALNAIQRRYPQIYSTTDRLLLDPASIQVDAKDFMMSVNKIVPSSARASASAAAPLPERLIPLLGDVVQDAISVLDRILPPVSKRNPLEEALWEDDTFAPKGLTSGLSAADKLAGDRGFGREMLLQSFEAQRVYRPRMLVHGDVGMGQSAVGAALLQHLEGYHVQSLDIGTLLGDSARTPEAAIIQLFVEAKRHKPSVLYIPGIVHWSRSVSDSVKTTFKALLDGLTDADPVMLLGIAEAPLDELDDEVHSWFNFLDDDLVEISRPDDESRRVFFQEIFDHIIRPPTEFPDALPRRKRVLEELPKAPPRPPRKLTQAELQQQVENDNKLLEHLKYRLGPVLAELRKKFKKFTRDVWDEYNLRELTQAFEWKREKGKITVELRYYEPGAAARMAAEAAANDEAEDRAMLETEADRAAKRGITAAQFMNPSANTITEVGAEQTDESAFAGERVAANGAVFNSTANGVSETAGDGYGTADGGVPPPSSQAVGVAAGDAFTMTPATAAAAADASSASGVADTSIASASAAVNGNGNGNGNGDGVNEDADYRTRTMPIWTTNLEKMQKRLYYNGYLSCSAFMDDIQKIVENAEEAAEVDQDRVFRAHQMRNLAIVLMDQYIDAGFREECDRMALRQMAREQEARDATEKAKQSAEEAAAKKAEGVKGERASARIAGKQPEVAGELEKENGDRLNNKRQRSVSGQAAATEAKQALEATDAVMADSGADEEEARKRARISSPSNVDMDGADAGAGNDTATCGEAASVVPAVGTIEAGSEREPAEPQADHPPLVYTPAAYEELKKHMITSSAHYNIDQLSRLRAACFNAIWSHRSDWHRDALIARLIQISNKSELAVRRESHPKPTL; from the exons ATGTCCGGTGGTCCGCAGCACTCTTTTCCGTTTCATTCTCAGAGTAGTAATCAGCACGACGCTTCCTACCCTTCTTTTTCGCCCACTTCCCCAAATCAGTCGCCTTCGGTCTACCCACAGCATCCCGGCGCCTAtcctcaccatcctcaccaCACCAACGCTTTTCCTCATTCAACTATCGACAATCACTTTGCGTCTGCGCAGCCTTCCTATTCATACAACCTCCACAATCACTCGGGCTACCATACAGGCCACATTCAGCCTGACAAGGCCGCTCACTTCCCGTCGCATCAGCAGTACGCATATccggcttcgtcgtctgccTTCAATACccactcgaccagctttGCTCCTCCCCTCgacgcaacagcagcagcgcatctGTCCCGCGAAACAGCCTTTTTGCAACCCAACTCGGCCTCTACCTCTCATCTTCTACCAGCACAGTGGAatcaacagcagccacTACCACCCTCTTTGCTCGGAACTTCTTTccactcgcactcgcactcgcactcgccCTCGCCTCAGCCTGAGGCAAAAGCTTACCAAAGTCATCCTAGCTCGTCCCGCGACCAGTACtaccagcaccagcaaaGCTCGTTCGTAGCCTCGTCTCAGACgccgccagcagcgcaaTTCCTTGTCAGGGCTGGAGCCGACCTCGAGTCCCCTTCGAATCCCTCGTTTTCCAAcatcgactcgacaagCCTTTCGCCTCAGAAACCCGCCTTGCGCATCAAGCTTAGACGTACCTTCAAATCGCAAGACGCCAGCCCCATTGGCCAGCAAGCCCAAGCTCAGCTCCAGATCGATTCACCACCAATCAACAACATGCCAGTCGGACGGCCCACCAGGAATGCTGCCACTGCGGCTTCTGCCAGCATCCACAACTCCTTTTCCGATAGTCCTGGCCATCGTTCTGTCCGCACCCGccagatcaagcagcaacCCGGCAGCGACGAAGAATTCGAAGAAGTAAGTCAATCACGACAGATTGCCCATCGTAAAGTGCACCATGCCAACGATGAGGACAGCTACGACAACCATGATcatgacgacgatgagcgaaaagaagcaCAACACAGTGAAACTCGTGACAGAAGCCACCAAAATCAGGAGCAGTCCAGAGCAGTGTGGCCGCGTAGGACCCCGCGCATCTCATCTCTGCCGCTGTCAACACTGCAGTCGCAGCCACAGACGAGGCAGACGAGGAGACAGACAATTTCGCTCAAGTGTGGAAaggcagcaaagcaaaagGCTTTATCTCGcagcaatggcagcagaactagcagcagcagcagcagcagcagcggtggccTCACTCTGAACCTACAGTCTCAAAGAGTTGCACCTAAAAGCCCACCACATCCTGTGCGTCGCAGTTCCAGACTATCTCGAGATTTGCTGCCCCCTTCGAACCAGCATGTTGCACTTCCGCCGACACTGTCGCAGAACAGAGCGCGATCCTTTGAAGTTATAGACGAGAAGCTGAGACAGCAACTG AATGCtagcgagcaagatgacgaggacgaggacaTTCAGCCCGACGCTGACGAAGACGCACAGGGTGAACAAGACATTCACGCCAAGCAACAAGACCACGaggaagaacaagaacCCGTCATTTCCACCAGTCGCTCTGGTCGAATCCGTCGGACCAAAGTCACGAGCATGGCCGAGTCCGAAGCGTCGGATGCtgaagacgatgaagacgaggaagaagtCGGACCACGCCGCTCCTCCCGACGTCTCAAATCCAACGCACTCGATGGTTTTGTTGCggctgacgacgaggaagaggaagacgacgagggcGAGTACGGAGCAAGACGCACAACGCGCTCCTCTGGTCGATTACAACGCGGCGGCGCTTCCTCAAACAGTCGCCTTGTTGAAATGGCTGCCAAAAAGCGTGCTGCGAATGGCCGCGGTCGATCCCAAAAGCGCAAGCCTCACGACGACGAGTACGAGATGGAAGGCGACGAGACTCCAGAAGAGGAGCACATCTCTGGAGCTGAGGACGATCCGCTCGACATCCACAGCGACGAGCCTGAGGGCAGCCAGGGCAAATCATACTCCCTCCGTCAGCGCAAGAAGGTCAACTATTCGCTCGTGCCGCCTCCAGCCTCTCCGCCAAGGGATGGCTTTGGTCGTGCCATACGCAACAATCGCGGTCGCAGCGCCAACGGAGCCTATGATCTCGACCCTGCCGTTAGCGGAGCTGCTCCTGGAGGTCCAGGCGTCGGCCTGCCCATGCCGTTCCCAGGACGCGGAAAAAAGGGCAAGGAGGGCTGGGATGCCTTGCCATCCTCCATGACAGGCAAGGACTACGCACGTATCTTTGGCGACCCCGTCGATAGttccgatgacgagctgcaaaaCAATGCGCTGCGCAAACCAGGCGCACCTACTGCcctcggcggcggcgctgctggcggtCTGTTGGGAGCCGGTGGCGCTGCAGGTGGAGGTGGGCCCCCAGGAGGCTTGACTGGCTCCGGTGGCACCGACAGCTTTGGCCGAATCAAGAAGAGCGGCGATCCCCTGGCCGATGTTGACCCTCTCGGCGTCGACATGAACATCGACTTTGACAGTGTCGGTGGTCTCGACGGCCACATCCAACAACTCAAGGAGATGGTCATGTTGCCCTTGCTCTACCCAGAAGTCTTCCAACGCTTCAAAGTGACACCACCACGCGGAGTGCTCTTCCACGGTCCACCAGGTACCGGTAAGACGCTCGTTGCGCGTGCTCTAGCTGCTAGCTGCAGCACCGAGGGGCAGCAGGTTAGCTTCTTTATGCGTAAGGGTGCCGACTGTCTCTCCAAATGGGTTGGCGAGGCCGAAAGGCAGCTGCGTCTCTTGTTTGAGGAAGCGAGAAACTCGCAGCCCAGCATCATCTTTTTCGATGAAATCGATGGCCTCGCCCCCGTTCGGTCGAGCAAGCAGGACCAGATTCATGCCAGTATCGTCAGCACCATGCTCGCCCTCATGGACGGTATGGACGGTCGAGGTCaggtcgtcgtcatcggcgcCACCAACCGACCCGATAGCGTCGATCCAGCGCTGCGTCGACCTGGTCGATTTGATCGAGAGTTCTACTTCCCGCTGCCTTCGCTCGAGGCGCGAAAGAGCATCATCAACATCCACACGAGGAAATGGGAGCCACCGCTCGAAGATGACTTCAAGGCGCGCCTCGCCGAAGTGACCAAAGGATACGGGGGTGCCGATCTGCGGGCGCTCTGTACCGAGGCTGCGCTCAATGCCATCCAGAGACGCTATCCGCAGATCTACTCGACCACGGatcgcttgctgctcgatccCGCCTCGATTCAGGTGGATGCCAAGGACTTTATGATGTCAGTCAACAAGATTGTCCCTTCGtcggcgagagcgagcgcatcggcgGCTGCTCCTCTGCCGGAGCGCCTGATACCGCTGCTCGGAGATGTGGTGCAGGATGCCATCAGCGTGCTCGACAGGATCCTACCACCCGTGTCGAAGCGAAATCCGCTGGAGGAGGCGCTTTGGGAGGACGACACGTTTGCACCCAAGGGTCTGACTTCTGGTCTCTCGGCAGCTGACAAGCTTGCAGGAGACCGGGGCTTTGGTCGCGAAATGCTCTTGCAGTCGTTCGAGGCGCAGCGTGTCTATCGCCCACGCATGCTTGTTCATGGTGACGTTGGCATGGGCCAGAGTGCCGTCGGTGCTGCTCTGTTGCAGCATCTCGAAGGCTACCATGTCCAATCGCTCGACATCGGTACGCTGCTTGGCGACAGCGCTCGTACACCCGAAGCGGCTATTATCCAACTGTTTGTAGAGGCGAAGCGACACAAGCCGAGCGTGTTATACATTCCTGGTATTGTCCACTGGTCGCGCTCTGTCTCAGACAGCGTCAAAACCACGTTTAAAGCGCTCCTCGATGGTTTGACGGATGCAGACCCAGTGATGCTTCTGGGCATTGCCGAAGCACCTTtggacgagcttgatgaCGAAGTTCACTCGTGGTTCAATTTCTTAGACGATGATTTGGTCGAGATCTCACGACCAGACGACGAGAGCCGACGCGTGTTCTTCCAAGAGATCTTCGACCATATCATTCGGCCACCCACCGAATTTCCCGATGCTCTTCCGCGACGCAAAAGGGTGCTTGAAGAGCTGCCAAAGGCACCGCCTCGCCCACCGCGCAAGCTCACGCAAGCCGAATTGCAGCAACAGGTGGAGAACGACAATaagctgcttgagcatctCAAGTACCGCTTGGGTCCCGTTCTTGCCGAGTTGAGAAAGAAGTTCAAAAAGTTCACTCGCGATGTTTGGGATGAATACAACCTTCGGGAGCTCACGCAGGCATTTGAGTGGAAGCGCGAGAAGGGCAAAATCACCGTCGAGCTGCGATACTACGAGCCCGGAGCTGCGGCTCGAATGGCGGCCGAGGCGGCAGCcaacgacgaggcggaggaTCGCGCGAtgctcgagaccgaggcggATAGAGCGGCAAAACGTGGCATCACCGCAGCTCAGTTCATGAACCCTTCTGCGAATACCATTACCGAGGTCGGTGCGGAGCAGACTGACGAGAGTGCATTTGCTGGAGAGAGGGTGGCGGCCAACGGTGCGGTTTTCAACAGTACAGCCAATGGCGTTTCGGAGACTGCTGGTGATGGTTATGGCACAGCCGACGGTGGTGTTCCGCCTCCGTCCTCCCAGGCGGTTGGCGTTGCCGCTGGCGATGCTTTTACCATGACTCCcgccactgctgctgctgctgccgatgccTCTTCTGCGTCTGGCGTCGCCGACACCTCGATCGCTTCTGCGTCCGCCGCTGTaaacggcaacggcaacggcaacggcaacggtGATGGTGTCAACGAAGACGCAGACTACCGCACGCGCACGATGCCCATCTGGACGACCAACCTGGAAAAAATGCAAAAGCGACTGTACTATAACGGCTATCTCTCGTGCTCGGCATTCATGGACGACATCCAGAAGATCGTCGAGAATGCAGAGGAAGCGGCTGAGGTGGATCAAGATCGGGTGTTCCGAGCGCACCAGATGCGCAATTTGGCGATTGTGTTGATGGACCAGTACATCGACGCAGGGTTCCGAGAAGAGTGCGATCGCATGGCGTTGCGACAGATGGCGAGGGAACAAGAGGCGCGTGATGCGACGGAGAAGGCGAAACAGAGCGCAGAGGAGGCagcggccaagaaggcggAAGGGGTCAAAGGCGAGAGGGCAAGTGCTCGGATTGCGGGTAAGCAGCCCGAGGTGGCAGGGGAGCTGGAGAAGGAGAACGGCGACAGGCTGAATAACaagaggcagaggagcgTGAGTGGACAGGCTGCGGCGACTGAGGCTAAACAAGCTCTAGAGGCGACGGATGCGGTAATGGCAGATTCAGGCGcagacgaggaggaggcgagGAAACGCGCACGTATTTCATCGCCATCGAATGTCGACATGGACGGCGCTGACGCTGGCGCTGGCAACGACACGGCCACATGTGGAGAGGCAGCTTCTGTGGTCCCTGCTGTTGGCACGATTGAAGCTGGATCAGAGCGCGAGCCGGCCGAGCCACAGGCCGACCACCCACCGCTTGTCTACACACCTGCGGCGTACGAGGAGCTGAAAAAGCACATGATCACATCCTCGGCGCACTACAACATTGACCAGCTCTCGCGGCTGCGCGCCGCATGCTTCAACGCCATCTGGTCGCACCGCAGCGACTGGCACCGAGACGCTCTCATCGCGCGACTCATCCAGATCTCCAACAAGTCCGAGCTCGCCGTCCGCAGAGAATCACACCCCAAACCGACCCTGTAA